The Alkalihalobacillus sp. LMS6 genomic interval TAAATGAAAGAGATGACTCTCAACTAAAAGTGGAATATCAAAAATAATCGTGTCGTGGCCTTCTTCTTTATATGCCGCTGCATCATGTAACATTTTTTCTCTGACCGCTGGGTGAACGATTCGATTTAATTGATTCCGCTTTTCTTCACTTGCAAACACAATCGAGCCTAGAGCTTTTCGATCCAAATGACCATCTGTTTGTAAAATCTTTTCACCAAATTGATTCACAATCTGTTCAAGCGCAGGTGTTCCCGGTTCTACAACCTGTCTCGCTATTTTATCCGCATCAATGATAGGAAGACCTTTTTCAGAAAGGTATGTTGAAACGAAAGATTTTCCACTTGCAATTCCACCAGTTAAGCCAATATTCAAGACGCTTACCCCTCCACTACAGCTTCAATAGCCCAATAAGTATAAGTAAAATGCCTGGAAGAAACGATAATCGTTTTACCCACTTCACATGAGCAAGACGGTGTCCCCCAACCATCCCTAATAATACAAACATTACACTAAGAAAAGCAACTGATAGTGCCAGCCCAAGAGGAGAAAAACCCATTAATGCAGCAGCAATCCCAGCACCAAATGCATCTAAAGAAAGTGCTAAACCGAGTAGAAGTGCTTCACGCCCTGTTACAGTTCCTGATGAATCCATGTCGGCTTTTTCTGGATCTCGTAAAATATGAATGACAAACCCAAACATCTTGATCGTAAAATCAACTTCTTGTTTTTGTTGCTTCTGTACATGTTCTTTTTGAGGTCGATACGACTCGAACACTGCCCAAGCTCCAATGCCAATTAAGATAAAAGCACCGAGCATTTCCGCTGCTGACACAGAAATCAGCTGCGCGAGGGTGGTCCCTACACTCATCGCAATTAAAATCGAGATACCAGAACATAAACCGATAAAAACGAGCGAATGCCAAGGAATCTTAATTTTTCGCATGCCGTATGTTAAGCCAACACCAAAGCTATCTAAACTTAATGCCATAGCTAAAACAATTAAGGACGACAAAAAAACCCTCCTTACTATTCCATCTTTGAAATAGTATATGGAGGGGACAGCATGAGTGTTAATGTTGACAAAGTGGACAAAAATGAGTACCTCGACCACCTACAACCGTCTTTACAATCGGCGTTCCACAATGATGACAAGGTTGATCTTTCCGCCCGTACACATGAAGACTTTGCTGAAACATGCCCATCTCACCTTGGCCATTCACGTACGATTTAATGGAGCTTCCTCCAGCATCAACCGCTTCTTGCAACGTATCGATAATGGCTCGATGCAACACCGTCATCTCTTCCGCTGTTATGGATGAAGCAAGACGCTCCGGTTGAATCGCCGCACGGAATAACGCCTCGTCTACATAGATATTTCCTAAACCTACAACCGTTTTTTGGTCAAGTAGCGCCGTTTTAATTGTTCGTTTAGATTGCTCATAAGCCGTTTGTAACAATTCGACTGTAAATTGTTCTGAAAAAGGTTCAACTCCAAGCTGTAAGAGCGGAAGAATCGTTTCCTCTGTTCCTTTTTGAAACAAATGCATCGTCCCAAACTTTCGCACATCGGCATAGCGTAATTCTGTGTAATCGTCAAAATGAAAGATGACGTGCGTATGCTTGTCAACATCTTGGTCAGATTTATATAATCCATAGCGGCCTTCCATGCGTAAATGAGAAACGAGCACAAAATCAGTTAGTTCAAACAGTAAAAATTTTCCTCGTCGCCGAACATCATGAATTGTCTGCCCAACGATTTGCCGCATAAATACTTGGGCATCATCAGGTTCCTTAATCATTTTCGGCCAATGAATCGTGACTTGTTGAATCGTTTTGTGACGAACGAGTTCGAGTAACGTTCGCCTTACAGTTTCCACCTCAGGTAATTCAGGCACAACTCTTCTCCTCCTTATTTTGCGTCATACCAAGAAGGACCGCTCGACACATCGACTTGCAACGGCACATCTAGCTCGAGAGCATTCTCCATTACCTTTGTGACTAAATCCTTTAGCGCTTGTTCGTCCTTTTTAACTACCTCAAAAATTAATTCATCGTGTACCTGCAAGAGCATGGTCGCTTCAATAGAAGAGTTTTCAAGCTCTTCGCTCATCTGAACCATCGCTTGTTTAATAATGTCCGCGGCCGTCCCTTGGATCGGCGTGTTCATCGCTGTACGTTCTGCAAAACTTCTTTGATTAAAATTGCTACTTGAAAGTTCTGGAAGATAACGTCTTCTCGCTAACATCGTTTGCACGTAACCCATTTTTTTAGCTTCTTTCACAACGTTTTCCATATAGGCTTTAACGTCTGGATAACTAGCTAAGTAACGGTCAATAAATTCTTTTGCTTCTTTTCGCGTAATACCGAGATTCTGCGATAACCCGTAATCACTAATCCCGTAAACAATGCCAAAGTTAACCGCTTTTGCACTTCTTCTCATCTGGTCTGTTACGTTCTCTTCATCAACATGGAAAACATCCATTGCTGTTTTTGTATGAATATCCATGTTTTTCAAAAAAGCTTCTTTCATTCGTTCATCACCAGAAATATGGGCTAGCACCCGTAGTTCAATTTGAGAATAGTCGGCAGAGACGATGGCACAATCGTCTTTCGATGGTACAAACGCTTTACGAATTTTCCTACCTTCTTCAAGTCTAATCGGGATGTTTTGTAAATTCGGATCAGTAGAAGACAACCGACCTGTTTGCGTTAATGCTTGATTAAATCGTGTATGGACTTTACCTGTCTTTTCATCAGCTACTTTTAATAATCCTTCAATATAGGTTGAGTGGAGCTTGCCTAGCTGTCGATACAACAAAATATGCTCAATAATCGGATGCGCACCGGCAAGTTTCTCAAGGACGTCCGCACTCGTCGAATAACCTGTCTTCGTTTTCTTCACAGGAGGAAGCCCAAGTGTTTCAAACAATACTTGTCCAAGTTGCTTCGGAGAATTTATATTAAACGACTCGCCTGCTTCTTTGTGAATCGCTTGTTCCAATGTTTCTAAACGCTTCGATAAGTCCTCGCCCATATGTTGTAGCTGTTCTCGATCAACTTTTATTCCTTCTCGTTCCATTCTCCCTAATACGATAGAAAGAGGCATCTCCAGCTCGGCAAATAGCGAATACTGTTCATTTTGCTTTAATTCGTCTTTAAGGGTCTCTTTTAACACAAACATTGCATTCGCTTTGCGCGCCAAGTGCTCAGCCAATTTTTCTTGCTCAGGAACAGCTTGTTTAGCACCTTTTCCATACACCGCCTCATCTTCATTCACACGCACTGCTCCTTTTCGGGAAGCAATATCACTAATTTCATGAGAAGACAAGGAAGGATCAAGTAAATAAGACGCCATTTGTAAATCAAATGCTACACCGTTCAATTCAATAGCCTGCCATGCTAAAGCGACTACAGCTCGTTTGGCATCAAATAAGTATTTTTCTTTCTGTTCATCCGCCATGAACGATTGAAACGCTTCAGATTCGACTGCAACCGAAGTTGGAATAAAGAAGCTACCGTTTTCATTGGTCAATCCTAACCCAATAATCTCAGACTGATGATAAT includes:
- the coaE gene encoding dephospho-CoA kinase (Dephospho-CoA kinase (CoaE) performs the final step in coenzyme A biosynthesis.), whose product is MNIGLTGGIASGKSFVSTYLSEKGLPIIDADKIARQVVEPGTPALEQIVNQFGEKILQTDGHLDRKALGSIVFASEEKRNQLNRIVHPAVREKMLHDAAAYKEEGHDTIIFDIPLLVESHLFHLVDQVWIVYVDEETQLTRLMERDGSTREEALQRIRAQIPLDQKIQYGDQVIKNSGTKQETAQQIDQLLRELQQ
- the ytaF gene encoding sporulation membrane protein YtaF; this translates as MSSLIVLAMALSLDSFGVGLTYGMRKIKIPWHSLVFIGLCSGISILIAMSVGTTLAQLISVSAAEMLGAFILIGIGAWAVFESYRPQKEHVQKQQKQEVDFTIKMFGFVIHILRDPEKADMDSSGTVTGREALLLGLALSLDAFGAGIAAALMGFSPLGLALSVAFLSVMFVLLGMVGGHRLAHVKWVKRLSFLPGILLILIGLLKL
- the mutM gene encoding DNA-formamidopyrimidine glycosylase — protein: MPELPEVETVRRTLLELVRHKTIQQVTIHWPKMIKEPDDAQVFMRQIVGQTIHDVRRRGKFLLFELTDFVLVSHLRMEGRYGLYKSDQDVDKHTHVIFHFDDYTELRYADVRKFGTMHLFQKGTEETILPLLQLGVEPFSEQFTVELLQTAYEQSKRTIKTALLDQKTVVGLGNIYVDEALFRAAIQPERLASSITAEEMTVLHRAIIDTLQEAVDAGGSSIKSYVNGQGEMGMFQQSLHVYGRKDQPCHHCGTPIVKTVVGGRGTHFCPLCQH
- the polA gene encoding DNA polymerase I gives rise to the protein MKKLVLIDGNSIAYRAFFALPLLSNDKGEYTNAVYGFTTMLLKVLEDEKPTHLLVAFDAGKSTFRHKTYAEYKGTRQKTPSELSGQIPMIHQLLDAFSIKRYEAKDYEADDIIGTQAVEAAKEGYEVVVITGDKDLLQLVDDHIEVVLTRKGITEVDRYNEQKIDERYGLKPKQIIDLKGLMGDTSDNIPGVPGVGEKTALKLLAQFSNVETVLDSIDQVSGKKLKERLEEHKEQAILSKKLATIMTEVPLDTPLNELLYDGYDYHQVKELFKSYSFQSLLNRIGADEEEQEEVLDDFKYDIVTDVTSDHLVSPSALVVEILGENYHQSEIIGLGLTNENGSFFIPTSVAVESEAFQSFMADEQKEKYLFDAKRAVVALAWQAIELNGVAFDLQMASYLLDPSLSSHEISDIASRKGAVRVNEDEAVYGKGAKQAVPEQEKLAEHLARKANAMFVLKETLKDELKQNEQYSLFAELEMPLSIVLGRMEREGIKVDREQLQHMGEDLSKRLETLEQAIHKEAGESFNINSPKQLGQVLFETLGLPPVKKTKTGYSTSADVLEKLAGAHPIIEHILLYRQLGKLHSTYIEGLLKVADEKTGKVHTRFNQALTQTGRLSSTDPNLQNIPIRLEEGRKIRKAFVPSKDDCAIVSADYSQIELRVLAHISGDERMKEAFLKNMDIHTKTAMDVFHVDEENVTDQMRRSAKAVNFGIVYGISDYGLSQNLGITRKEAKEFIDRYLASYPDVKAYMENVVKEAKKMGYVQTMLARRRYLPELSSSNFNQRSFAERTAMNTPIQGTAADIIKQAMVQMSEELENSSIEATMLLQVHDELIFEVVKKDEQALKDLVTKVMENALELDVPLQVDVSSGPSWYDAK